The proteins below come from a single Asanoa ferruginea genomic window:
- a CDS encoding AfsR/SARP family transcriptional regulator produces the protein MPVGFGVLGPVVAWDAAGAPIDLRGPKHRAVLARLIVARGRLVPVDVLVDDLWRDDPPAGAVSAVRTFVAALRRALEPSRAPRARPSLLVTEGPGYALKAEPSAVDAWRFADVVADASAPPPRVVLDRLDEALTWWRGPAYAGFEDQIWTVADRSRLEELRLNAVELRAEAMLALGRAAEAVPDLDAHVAAHPWREGAWRLLASALNQTGRQGDALAVLRRARDLLREQLGIDPGPELRRLETDILRQTRPSSADQIWADAAAAYDRTVSGASVRLESTVDLLSGLAVVGGLEAARGQRLAAIEAAERLGDPELTARVIGRYDVPAIWTRSDDPAQAADVVAAATRTLAALPADAPDAVRARLLATIAVESRGTDASAAALAAEQVARRLGDPPLLAFALNGVYMQTFQRAGLAPERDRIGAELITLSAEHGLASFEILGHLVRLQARSALADFAGADTHAAAADRLAARHGRPLVSAFTAWYRALRLAASGASISAAEAAYRAASSELTGAGMPGVERGLLPLAVLCLRVWHDEPADFDDSTDWGPYAPWARPLVLLARDRRAEAATALRQAPDPPADLLLEALWCLIGRAAVHVGDHDRAGRARAALTPAADELAGAGSGMLTAGPIADHLEQLTVSGD, from the coding sequence GGCGCGACGACCCACCGGCCGGCGCGGTGAGCGCGGTCCGCACGTTCGTGGCCGCGCTGCGGCGCGCGCTGGAGCCGTCGAGGGCACCCCGGGCCCGGCCGTCGCTGCTCGTCACCGAGGGCCCCGGTTACGCGCTGAAGGCCGAGCCATCCGCTGTTGACGCGTGGCGGTTCGCCGACGTGGTCGCCGACGCGTCAGCCCCACCGCCGAGGGTTGTGCTCGACCGGCTCGACGAGGCGCTGACCTGGTGGCGCGGGCCGGCGTACGCCGGATTCGAAGATCAGATTTGGACCGTGGCCGATCGGTCCCGGCTCGAAGAACTGCGGCTCAACGCGGTCGAACTGCGGGCCGAGGCGATGCTGGCGCTCGGCCGGGCCGCCGAGGCCGTGCCCGACCTGGACGCGCACGTGGCCGCGCACCCGTGGCGGGAGGGTGCCTGGCGGCTGCTGGCCTCGGCGCTCAACCAGACCGGCCGGCAGGGCGACGCGCTCGCGGTGCTGCGCCGGGCCCGCGACCTGCTCCGCGAGCAACTCGGCATCGATCCCGGTCCGGAACTGCGCCGACTGGAGACCGACATCCTCCGGCAGACCCGCCCGTCGTCCGCCGACCAGATCTGGGCGGACGCGGCGGCCGCCTACGACCGCACGGTGTCCGGCGCATCGGTCCGCCTCGAGTCGACGGTCGACCTGCTGAGCGGCCTGGCGGTGGTCGGCGGCTTGGAGGCGGCGCGCGGCCAGCGGCTGGCGGCCATCGAGGCGGCCGAGCGACTGGGCGACCCGGAACTGACGGCGCGGGTGATCGGGCGCTACGACGTACCCGCTATCTGGACGCGTTCCGACGACCCGGCCCAAGCGGCCGACGTGGTGGCCGCGGCGACGCGGACGCTGGCCGCTCTTCCGGCGGACGCCCCGGACGCGGTCCGGGCCCGCCTGCTGGCGACGATCGCGGTGGAGTCGCGCGGCACCGACGCCTCGGCGGCCGCCCTGGCGGCAGAACAGGTCGCCCGCCGGCTCGGCGACCCACCCCTGTTGGCCTTCGCGTTAAACGGCGTCTACATGCAGACGTTCCAGCGCGCCGGCCTGGCACCGGAGCGCGACCGGATCGGGGCGGAACTGATCACCCTCTCGGCCGAACACGGGCTGGCCTCGTTCGAGATCCTCGGCCACCTGGTGCGCCTACAGGCCCGGTCGGCGCTGGCCGACTTCGCGGGGGCCGACACGCACGCGGCCGCCGCGGACCGGCTGGCGGCACGCCACGGCCGGCCGCTCGTCTCCGCGTTCACGGCCTGGTACCGCGCGCTGAGGTTGGCCGCGAGCGGTGCGTCGATCTCCGCCGCCGAGGCCGCCTACCGGGCCGCCTCCTCCGAACTGACCGGTGCCGGCATGCCAGGTGTCGAGCGCGGCCTGCTGCCGCTGGCTGTGCTGTGCCTGCGGGTCTGGCACGACGAGCCGGCCGACTTCGACGACTCGACCGACTGGGGGCCTTACGCACCCTGGGCCCGGCCTCTCGTGCTGCTGGCGCGCGACCGCCGGGCGGAGGCCGCGACCGCGCTGCGGCAGGCTCCGGACCCGCCGGCCGACCTGCTGTTGGAGGCGCTCTGGTGCCTCATCGGCCGGGCGGCCGTCCACGTCGGCGACCACGACCGCGCCGGCCGTGCACGAGCCGCTCTGACGCCGGCGGCAGACGAACTGGCCGGCGCCGGCAGCGGCATGCTCACCGCCGGCCCGATCGCCGACCACCTCGAACAGCTCACCGTCAGTGGCGATTGA